A window from Methanocalculus alkaliphilus encodes these proteins:
- a CDS encoding cobalamin B12-binding domain-containing protein: protein MSSLVTEEIYLSYLNALVAGDRIPCMEIVQELINKDIQIPDLYLNLFQRSLYRTGELWEQNLISVSVEHLATAITERLMALIEPKIFEGGFRRHSVIVACVADEYHQLGARMVADLFELNGWRGYFLGANTPVQDLLIMIDEKKPDLVALSLSIYFNLPILLATLDRITALHPDLPILVGGQAFRWGGTRALAEYSTVIYIPSIEVLESVMEQYHDQ, encoded by the coding sequence ATGAGTTCTCTGGTGACTGAAGAGATCTATCTGAGCTATCTCAATGCTCTGGTTGCAGGAGATCGCATCCCTTGCATGGAGATTGTTCAGGAGCTTATCAACAAGGATATCCAAATTCCAGATCTCTACCTGAACCTTTTCCAGCGGTCACTATACCGGACAGGAGAGCTCTGGGAGCAGAATCTGATCTCCGTATCTGTTGAGCATCTGGCTACTGCCATCACCGAACGGCTGATGGCTCTTATTGAGCCGAAGATCTTTGAAGGAGGTTTTCGAAGACATTCTGTCATCGTCGCCTGTGTAGCAGATGAATACCACCAGCTCGGTGCCCGGATGGTTGCTGATCTCTTCGAGCTCAACGGATGGCGCGGATATTTCCTCGGTGCAAACACCCCGGTTCAGGATCTGCTCATCATGATTGATGAGAAAAAACCTGATCTCGTCGCTCTCTCGCTCTCTATCTACTTCAACCTCCCAATCCTCCTGGCGACACTTGACCGCATCACAGCGCTGCACCCCGATCTCCCCATACTTGTTGGGGGCCAGGCATTCAGGTGGGGAGGTACCAGGGCATTAGCAGAATACTCCACAGTCATCTACATCCCCTCGATAGAGGTCCTGGAGAGCGTTATGGAGCAGTACCATGACCAGTGA